A genome region from Hymenobacter tibetensis includes the following:
- a CDS encoding fasciclin domain-containing protein, protein MKATSIFHSFAFLRTLWLLLITATLGLSATSCSDDDDTPMGNAEQNIVQVAQGNPDFSILVAAVTKADLATTLGGVGPFTVFAPNNAAFAKLAGGPLDAFSTVAKINAVTDANQIAALRSVLLYHVVGANVRAADIMTGARTTAKPAGATGLNDNTIYLSKTGNNVSINGSTRVVTADITASNGTIHAIDNVLLPPSQTIAAIVTTSAAANPAQFTLLLEALSRPAAAMLLTAASANTSDITVFAPTDAAFRAALTALNLQNLSQVPDATLVAILQKHIVSTGRVFSSDLTPGNVPTLNGNITVAAAGNSFTVRGGNGTAATIGTANLFATNGVVHVIDQVLLP, encoded by the coding sequence ATGAAAGCAACTTCCATTTTCCACTCCTTCGCATTCTTGCGGACTCTATGGCTTTTGCTGATTACTGCTACCCTCGGGTTGAGCGCTACCTCGTGCAGCGACGATGATGACACGCCTATGGGTAATGCAGAGCAAAACATCGTGCAGGTAGCGCAAGGCAACCCAGACTTCAGCATATTAGTTGCTGCCGTAACGAAGGCCGACTTGGCTACAACGTTGGGTGGTGTGGGACCATTCACAGTGTTTGCACCCAACAATGCGGCATTTGCCAAACTAGCTGGTGGGCCGCTGGATGCCTTCAGTACCGTTGCTAAAATCAACGCCGTAACCGACGCCAACCAGATTGCCGCTTTGCGCAGCGTGCTTCTCTACCACGTGGTAGGCGCCAACGTGCGGGCTGCCGATATTATGACTGGTGCCCGTACGACGGCCAAGCCAGCTGGCGCTACCGGCCTCAACGACAACACCATTTACCTAAGCAAAACGGGTAACAACGTATCTATCAACGGTAGCACACGGGTGGTAACGGCCGATATTACGGCCAGTAATGGCACCATTCACGCCATCGACAACGTGTTGCTTCCTCCAAGCCAGACCATAGCAGCTATAGTAACGACTAGTGCGGCCGCCAACCCGGCACAGTTCACGCTGCTGCTGGAAGCATTATCTCGGCCAGCTGCTGCGATGTTGCTAACGGCGGCCTCGGCTAATACGTCCGATATCACGGTATTTGCCCCCACCGATGCGGCTTTTCGGGCTGCCCTAACGGCTTTGAATCTGCAAAACTTAAGCCAAGTGCCGGATGCTACCCTGGTTGCTATTCTGCAAAAGCACATTGTTAGCACCGGCCGGGTATTTTCGTCTGACCTGACGCCTGGTAACGTGCCTACCCTGAACGGTAACATAACTGTGGCCGCCGCCGGCAACAGCTTCACAGTACGCGGTGGCAACGGCACAGCCGCTACTATTGGCACGGCCAATTTGTTTGCTACTAACGGTGTGGTGCACGTAATCGACCAAGTGCTGCTACCGTAG